From the genome of Terriglobales bacterium, one region includes:
- a CDS encoding PIN domain-containing protein, with the protein MDLFIVRAIFVIVLAVACFLLHPFGLSPVTDFVVGLVMGVVVILFETRLRLVSLKRLIGAAIGSILGIIGAYLFSLVIRNSIPPGTTQSFLMLGVMLFMAYVGLIVGANKGDLLNLSALGGIFGGEKQAKRAQKILDTSVIIDGRIADIAETGFLDGVLVIPQFVLRELQLVADSADPLKRNRGRRGLDILQRIQKIASLQVQIVEDDFPSIREVDMKLIELAKEFEAKIITNDFNLNKVAQLQGVEVLNINELANALKPIVLPGEAMRVFILKEGKEYNQGVAYLDDGTMVVVDNARKMIGKTIDIAVTSVLQTTAGKMIFGKFDERGPVQQPVRPAESAKKPVIQTSTTPAAPAVAGERPPE; encoded by the coding sequence TTGGACTTATTCATAGTTCGTGCCATCTTCGTCATCGTCCTGGCCGTTGCCTGCTTCCTGCTGCACCCGTTCGGGCTGTCGCCGGTTACCGACTTTGTGGTGGGCCTGGTCATGGGCGTGGTCGTCATCCTGTTCGAGACTCGCCTCCGGCTCGTCAGTCTGAAGCGGCTGATTGGGGCAGCCATCGGCAGCATCCTGGGTATCATCGGCGCCTACCTGTTCAGCCTGGTCATCCGCAACAGCATCCCTCCTGGAACTACCCAGAGCTTCCTGATGCTGGGAGTGATGTTGTTCATGGCTTATGTGGGCTTGATCGTCGGGGCCAACAAGGGTGACCTGCTGAACCTGTCGGCTCTAGGCGGAATCTTTGGCGGCGAAAAGCAGGCGAAGCGTGCGCAGAAGATTCTCGACACCAGCGTGATTATCGATGGCCGCATCGCCGACATCGCCGAGACCGGCTTTCTCGACGGCGTCCTGGTGATCCCGCAGTTCGTTCTCCGCGAGTTGCAACTCGTAGCCGATTCCGCCGATCCTCTCAAGCGCAACCGTGGCCGCAGGGGATTGGATATCTTGCAGCGCATTCAGAAGATCGCTTCGCTTCAGGTGCAGATCGTGGAAGACGACTTCCCCTCCATCCGCGAAGTGGACATGAAGCTCATCGAGCTGGCCAAAGAGTTCGAAGCCAAGATCATTACCAATGATTTCAACCTTAATAAGGTCGCCCAGCTGCAGGGCGTTGAAGTGTTGAACATCAACGAACTGGCGAACGCGCTCAAACCCATCGTGCTGCCCGGCGAGGCCATGCGGGTTTTCATCCTGAAGGAAGGCAAGGAATATAACCAGGGAGTCGCCTACCTCGACGATGGCACCATGGTCGTGGTGGACAATGCTCGCAAGATGATCGGCAAGACCATCGACATTGCCGTCACCTCGGTCCTGCAAACCACCGCCGGCAAGATGATCTTCGGCAAGTTCGATGAGCGCGGCCCCGTGCAGCAACCGGTCAGACCTGCCGAGTCCGCCAAGAAGCCTGTAATTCAGACTTCGACCACCCCGGCCGCACCCGCAGTTGCCGGCGAACGCCCGCCGGAGTAG
- a CDS encoding NADPH:quinone oxidoreductase family protein produces the protein MRAMVATRIGGPEVLEVRNVPGPGPKENEVLVNVEAAGVNFADVLMVMGTYHGGPSPPFIAGREFAGTILATGERVMGYTQGSAFAERIAVRREFTWRQPEGWSSVESAAFPVNYFTAYFAYAWAGLLPKSGEDRSQSQTQRPGVLIHAVAGGVGTAAIEIGKILGVEMYGTSSSDEKLAKAKALGLDHGINYRQLDYEKAIREMTNGKGVDAVFEMLGGEHTAKSMRCLAFRGRLIAYGTATGAAHQFDTRSLYAKNTSVHGLWLGPLSTHFDIMGDAWTELSQWIEHGHLKPQVGHVLPLEKAGDAFRLMLERKNYGKIVLKV, from the coding sequence ATGCGAGCGATGGTAGCGACACGTATAGGTGGCCCGGAGGTCCTGGAAGTTCGTAATGTGCCCGGCCCGGGGCCAAAAGAGAATGAAGTGCTGGTGAATGTCGAAGCCGCAGGAGTGAATTTCGCGGACGTTCTAATGGTCATGGGAACTTACCATGGCGGCCCCTCACCACCGTTTATCGCGGGGCGCGAATTCGCGGGAACGATTCTGGCGACGGGGGAGCGCGTCATGGGGTACACACAAGGCAGTGCTTTCGCCGAGCGCATCGCTGTGCGTCGCGAGTTCACATGGCGGCAGCCCGAGGGATGGAGTTCCGTGGAATCGGCAGCTTTTCCCGTGAACTACTTCACCGCTTACTTCGCCTATGCGTGGGCGGGATTGCTGCCGAAGTCCGGCGAGGATCGTTCGCAGTCGCAAACGCAACGCCCGGGCGTGCTGATTCACGCGGTTGCTGGAGGAGTTGGAACCGCGGCCATTGAGATTGGCAAAATTCTCGGGGTGGAGATGTATGGGACCTCGTCCTCGGATGAAAAGCTAGCCAAGGCGAAAGCTCTCGGCCTGGATCACGGCATCAACTACCGGCAGTTGGATTACGAGAAGGCGATCCGCGAAATGACGAACGGCAAGGGAGTCGATGCGGTCTTCGAGATGCTGGGTGGGGAGCACACCGCCAAGAGCATGCGCTGCCTCGCTTTTCGCGGGCGTTTGATCGCATACGGAACCGCCACCGGAGCCGCACATCAGTTCGATACCCGCTCGCTTTACGCGAAAAATACGTCCGTTCACGGTCTGTGGCTTGGCCCGTTGTCGACGCATTTCGACATCATGGGCGATGCGTGGACAGAATTGTCGCAATGGATTGAGCACGGCCATCTGAAGCCGCAGGTGGGACACGTACTGCCGCTGGAGAAAGCCGGAGATGCATTCCGCCTGATGCTGGAGCGAAAAAACTACGGGAAGATTGTGCTGAAGGTGTGA
- a CDS encoding DUF1801 domain-containing protein gives MMRTEGLRFNGAVERDPAIDAWMKEHAGELGAIAQQWFEVMRKCGDEVRELLHDGCPVACLGDAPFGYVNVFTAHVNVGFFHGAALPDPARLLQGAGKFMRHVKLRPGTATNAAALSRLIEAAYSDVKDRVENG, from the coding sequence ATGATGAGAACGGAAGGGCTGCGATTCAACGGCGCAGTCGAGCGGGATCCCGCCATCGATGCGTGGATGAAAGAGCATGCCGGTGAATTGGGAGCCATCGCGCAGCAGTGGTTTGAGGTGATGCGAAAGTGCGGGGACGAAGTCCGGGAGCTTTTACATGACGGTTGCCCGGTTGCATGTTTGGGAGATGCACCGTTCGGCTACGTCAATGTATTCACTGCGCACGTAAACGTGGGGTTCTTTCACGGCGCAGCGCTGCCGGATCCGGCCCGCTTGTTGCAAGGCGCCGGCAAGTTCATGCGTCATGTGAAGCTGAGACCGGGAACAGCCACAAACGCCGCAGCGTTAAGCCGGCTTATCGAGGCTGCGTACTCAGATGTAAAGGATCGCGTCGAAAACGGCTAG
- a CDS encoding OsmC family protein, protein MKQHRYELRVNWTGNDGQGTRSYRAYRRDHTLSAAGKPEIPGSSDPNFRGDRSRYNPEELLVASLSACHMLWYLHLCSVNNVSVLEYHDAATGIMNEQDDGSGEFVRVCLQPTVLIRTGDDLDKAQKLHAEAHRLCFIARSVKFPVDIAPQVRETVSP, encoded by the coding sequence ATGAAGCAGCACAGATATGAACTTCGAGTGAACTGGACTGGCAATGATGGCCAAGGTACCCGAAGCTACCGGGCTTATCGCCGCGATCACACCCTGTCCGCAGCCGGCAAGCCGGAGATCCCTGGGTCGAGTGACCCGAACTTTCGCGGCGACCGATCTCGCTACAATCCCGAAGAACTGCTGGTCGCCAGTCTATCCGCTTGCCACATGCTTTGGTATTTGCATCTGTGTTCTGTCAACAACGTGAGCGTTCTGGAATATCACGATGCAGCTACAGGCATCATGAATGAACAGGACGACGGCTCAGGAGAGTTCGTGCGAGTATGCTTGCAGCCCACCGTCCTGATACGCACGGGGGACGATCTGGACAAAGCGCAGAAACTTCATGCTGAGGCCCATCGTCTCTGTTTCATTGCCAGATCTGTGAAGTTTCCGGTGGACATCGCTCCCCAAGTCCGGGAAACAGTTTCCCCATAG
- a CDS encoding PAS domain S-box protein, whose translation MSKIFNFGFRRNPADWWAWSNLEPEVRTALAARIDRELAKRSMSGALVYFVVVIVLAISTPYYAEHPVLLVLVGSFTFLAGAVRMIAAWRLLRPSADGRDGTRLVFFCAVWTTFVLWGAFCGWTLHLYRGQWPATFLLLTTAALAGGTTSSLAPSIRLASCCLTVLISPTIISAFALGRDTRYAGFAFVTAIYLGFLLAQARGNWREFWTASVAAEREKIRGSADRRRAEQERASLDAAIEQTAEEIVITDIEGTLQYCNPSFERCTGYSRSEVIGRNLGFLKSGKHDAEFYRVLWNTILNGGAWAGSLTNRRKDGSLYEAEGTISPIFDEGRITGFVSARHDVTERLLAEEALRKSEERFSKAFRSSPVAITITTLLDGRYLDVNDAFLEMTGHKRIDVIGRTTTDLGFWVEPDLRNAMIRQLEEGGVRVSRLRVKFRTANGQIREGDVSAERIELDKEVCVLAITDDVTDALQLEAQLLQAQKMEAVGRLAGGVAHDFNNMLSVIMGYTDLSLQQFATNERLASNLDYIKKAAGRSAALTQQLLAFSRQQVLFPRPLDLNTVVNDANQMLRRIVGEDISIAFKPTEPLDVVWADEVQIEQILMNLAVNARDAMPKGGSIFMETAHSELDGSYSHDTTAPEPGRYVTLLFSDTGCGMDRETMAHIFEPFYTTKEPGKGTGLGLSTVYGIVKQTEGQIYVHSEPGKGTTFKILFRRTSQLAENVARLHNVPDNSEVTGNGENILVVEDDESLRKLIVAILSGAGYRVLEAENREVAIRFGQDYNLPIDLLLADMIMPVTSGGELSACMHELRPGLKTLFMSGYAPELIARHGGVRQPTELIEKPFSNRSLLKKVHSILHSESARPDSDSPLKIPA comes from the coding sequence ATGTCCAAGATCTTCAATTTCGGGTTCAGAAGGAATCCAGCGGACTGGTGGGCCTGGTCGAATCTGGAGCCGGAAGTCCGCACTGCGCTAGCGGCCCGAATCGACCGGGAACTGGCGAAACGGTCAATGTCCGGGGCCTTAGTGTACTTCGTGGTAGTGATCGTACTGGCGATATCCACACCCTATTACGCCGAACATCCCGTCCTTCTGGTGCTGGTTGGCAGTTTCACTTTTCTGGCCGGTGCGGTTCGGATGATCGCTGCGTGGCGCTTGTTGAGGCCTTCGGCCGATGGTCGAGACGGTACGAGGCTGGTCTTTTTCTGCGCTGTATGGACCACCTTTGTGCTTTGGGGAGCATTCTGCGGCTGGACCCTCCATCTTTACAGGGGACAATGGCCGGCCACGTTTCTCTTGCTGACTACCGCTGCTTTAGCCGGTGGTACTACTTCATCTCTGGCCCCAAGCATCCGCTTGGCTTCCTGCTGTTTGACGGTATTGATCAGCCCTACGATCATCTCTGCTTTTGCCTTGGGCCGAGATACCCGGTATGCGGGATTTGCCTTTGTGACGGCAATCTACCTGGGGTTCTTGCTGGCGCAAGCCCGAGGCAACTGGCGGGAATTCTGGACCGCAAGCGTAGCCGCTGAGCGCGAGAAGATCCGTGGATCCGCAGACCGAAGACGGGCTGAACAGGAGCGCGCCAGCCTGGACGCTGCAATCGAGCAGACGGCCGAGGAGATTGTGATTACGGACATCGAGGGGACCCTGCAGTACTGCAATCCTTCTTTTGAGCGTTGCACGGGGTATTCGCGAAGCGAAGTCATTGGGCGAAACCTGGGGTTCCTGAAATCTGGAAAGCACGATGCCGAGTTCTATCGGGTCCTGTGGAACACGATCTTAAATGGTGGGGCTTGGGCTGGGAGCCTCACCAATCGAAGGAAAGATGGCTCCTTATATGAGGCGGAGGGAACCATCTCGCCGATTTTCGACGAGGGAAGAATTACGGGCTTTGTGTCTGCAAGACACGACGTCACCGAGCGGCTGCTGGCAGAAGAGGCATTGCGCAAGTCCGAAGAAAGGTTCAGTAAAGCATTCCGGTCAAGCCCGGTTGCAATCACCATCACCACTCTCCTGGATGGGCGCTATTTAGATGTGAATGATGCGTTCCTAGAAATGACGGGGCACAAGCGGATCGACGTCATAGGCCGTACCACGACCGATCTCGGTTTTTGGGTGGAGCCCGACCTGCGAAACGCGATGATCCGGCAACTGGAGGAGGGTGGTGTGCGAGTCTCACGTCTGCGGGTCAAATTCCGGACGGCAAATGGACAAATCCGAGAAGGAGATGTATCGGCAGAACGGATTGAGCTGGACAAAGAGGTCTGTGTACTCGCCATCACTGATGATGTGACGGATGCTCTGCAGCTCGAGGCGCAGCTTCTGCAGGCACAGAAGATGGAAGCGGTGGGGCGGCTCGCCGGAGGGGTAGCGCATGATTTCAACAATATGCTCTCGGTGATCATGGGTTACACCGATCTTTCACTCCAGCAGTTCGCAACGAATGAACGGCTGGCGAGCAACCTGGATTACATAAAGAAAGCAGCTGGCCGATCCGCCGCTCTCACGCAACAATTGTTGGCCTTCAGCCGACAACAAGTTCTTTTCCCCAGGCCGCTGGATCTAAACACGGTCGTGAACGACGCGAATCAGATGCTGAGGCGAATCGTCGGAGAGGATATATCCATTGCGTTCAAGCCGACCGAACCTCTTGACGTGGTATGGGCGGACGAGGTTCAGATTGAACAGATTCTCATGAATCTGGCCGTAAACGCTCGTGACGCCATGCCAAAAGGCGGCTCGATATTCATGGAGACCGCCCATTCGGAACTGGATGGCAGTTATTCGCACGATACCACGGCCCCAGAGCCGGGGCGTTACGTGACGCTGTTATTCAGCGACACCGGTTGTGGGATGGACCGAGAGACCATGGCCCACATTTTTGAGCCTTTCTACACCACCAAGGAGCCTGGAAAGGGTACAGGACTGGGGCTTTCGACGGTGTACGGCATCGTCAAGCAAACGGAAGGACAGATATACGTACACAGTGAACCAGGCAAAGGAACCACCTTCAAGATCCTTTTTCGACGGACCTCGCAGCTAGCAGAAAATGTCGCGCGTTTGCACAATGTTCCGGACAACTCCGAGGTCACCGGAAACGGAGAAAACATACTGGTTGTAGAAGATGACGAGTCTCTTCGAAAGCTCATCGTGGCGATTCTTTCCGGTGCCGGCTATCGTGTCTTGGAGGCGGAAAACAGAGAGGTCGCGATCAGGTTTGGCCAAGATTACAATTTGCCGATCGATCTGCTTCTTGCCGACATGATCATGCCGGTAACGAGCGGCGGCGAACTTTCCGCGTGCATGCACGAACTGAGACCGGGGTTAAAAACGCTGTTCATGTCTGGCTACGCACCAGAGTTGATTGCCAGACACGGTGGGGTTCGGCAGCCGACGGAGTTGATCGAGAAGCCCTTTAGCAATCGTTCCCTGCTCAAAAAAGTGCACTCGATTCTGCACAGCGAATCTGCTCGCCCTGACTCTGATTCACCGCTCAAGATTCCTGCATAA
- a CDS encoding sigma-70 family RNA polymerase sigma factor: MSRIGKSISFTVMRTAYLWGSSSRSIVEDLVQGTYLKLWEDGCRRLRDFARQHPEAILGYVKKIAANATHDYFKHCQSQSYGGDKAHVSTSDVDPEAGQEVHGSQEKIAFGVFVNEIDEYLKGNLTGPDQERDRTIFWLYFRQGMSTREIASLPTIGLSAKGVGSVIERLKQCIREQIIGIPADGNDDEDNAKSKLPEELVIGLYGD; the protein is encoded by the coding sequence GTGTCGCGGATCGGAAAGTCGATCAGTTTCACCGTCATGCGGACCGCTTACTTATGGGGCAGCTCATCGCGATCGATAGTGGAGGACCTGGTTCAAGGAACCTATCTCAAACTCTGGGAAGACGGCTGCCGACGGTTGCGCGATTTTGCCAGGCAACATCCCGAAGCCATTTTGGGATACGTGAAGAAGATTGCCGCGAATGCCACGCACGACTATTTCAAGCATTGCCAGAGTCAATCATACGGGGGCGACAAAGCACATGTGTCCACTAGCGATGTGGACCCGGAAGCGGGACAAGAGGTTCATGGCAGCCAAGAGAAAATCGCTTTCGGGGTCTTTGTGAATGAGATCGATGAGTACCTGAAGGGCAACTTAACCGGACCCGACCAGGAGCGCGACCGCACAATTTTCTGGCTCTATTTCCGGCAGGGGATGAGCACAAGGGAAATCGCTTCTCTGCCAACCATCGGACTCAGCGCCAAGGGAGTCGGTAGTGTGATCGAACGGCTGAAGCAATGCATTCGTGAACAGATCATTGGAATCCCTGCCGATGGCAACGATGACGAGGATAACGCCAAAAGTAAATTGCCTGAGGAACTCGTAATTGGTTTGTATGGGGATTAA
- the moeB gene encoding molybdopterin-synthase adenylyltransferase MoeB has protein sequence MATTTTTQPVTLSNEEVLRYSRHLIMPEVGMEGQLKLKAARVLCIGTGGLGSPLALYLAAAGVGTIGLVDFDVVDFTNLQRQIIHSTADVGRKKLDSAADKLQAINPHVELVRFETRLTSANALEIFRDFDIIVDGTDNFPTRYLVNDACVLTGKPNVYGSIFRFEGQVSIFGTKEGPCYRCLYPEPPPPGLVPSCAEGGVLGILPGLVGVMQATEAIKLILGSGDPLIGRLLLVDALAMKFRELKLRKNPDCPACGTHPTVTELIDYNQFCGIRGEEKPVESQVPAISVEELKQKLDAGDDIFVLDVREPHEYQICNLQGYLIPLGDLPKRVNELDSSREIVAHCRSGVRSAKAVDFLRQAGFTKVKNLSGGILAWADKVDPTMPKY, from the coding sequence ATGGCGACAACAACTACCACACAACCCGTCACGCTTTCCAACGAGGAAGTGCTTCGCTACTCGCGCCACCTGATCATGCCCGAGGTGGGCATGGAGGGACAGCTCAAGCTGAAGGCCGCCAGGGTCCTTTGCATCGGCACTGGTGGCCTGGGATCACCTCTGGCACTGTACTTAGCTGCGGCTGGTGTGGGAACCATCGGCCTGGTGGATTTCGACGTCGTTGACTTTACTAATCTGCAGCGTCAGATCATTCACAGCACAGCCGACGTCGGCCGCAAGAAACTGGATTCCGCCGCCGACAAGCTGCAGGCCATCAATCCCCATGTCGAGCTCGTTCGCTTCGAGACGCGGCTCACCAGCGCCAACGCGCTCGAAATCTTCCGCGACTTCGACATCATCGTTGATGGCACCGACAACTTCCCCACTCGTTATCTGGTGAATGACGCCTGCGTGTTGACCGGCAAACCCAACGTATATGGTTCCATCTTCCGCTTCGAGGGCCAGGTCAGCATTTTCGGTACAAAAGAAGGCCCGTGCTACCGCTGCCTCTACCCCGAGCCGCCCCCTCCGGGACTGGTGCCATCCTGCGCGGAAGGCGGGGTGCTGGGGATTCTTCCGGGCCTCGTCGGTGTGATGCAGGCCACCGAAGCCATCAAGCTAATTCTGGGTTCGGGCGATCCCCTCATCGGGCGCCTGCTCCTGGTCGATGCGCTGGCCATGAAGTTTCGCGAGCTCAAGCTGCGCAAGAATCCTGACTGCCCGGCTTGCGGAACCCATCCCACGGTTACCGAGCTTATCGACTACAACCAATTCTGCGGTATCCGTGGAGAAGAAAAACCGGTCGAATCCCAAGTGCCTGCCATCTCGGTGGAAGAGCTGAAGCAAAAACTCGACGCCGGTGACGACATCTTCGTGCTTGACGTTCGTGAGCCGCACGAATATCAGATCTGCAATCTCCAGGGCTATCTGATTCCGCTGGGCGATCTGCCAAAGCGCGTCAACGAACTCGACTCCAGCCGCGAAATCGTGGCTCATTGCCGCTCCGGGGTGCGCAGCGCCAAAGCAGTGGACTTCCTCCGTCAGGCCGGCTTCACCAAGGTGAAGAACCTCAGCGGAGGCATCCTCGCTTGGGCCGACAAAGTCGATCCCACCATGCCCAAGTACTGA
- a CDS encoding ubiquitin-like small modifier protein 1, producing the protein MKVLIPTPLRQYADKKDAVEVSGATVSEALKNLTSTYPDLRKHLYTDDGKLRAFVNVYLNDEDIRYLQKEGTPVKSGDTLAIVPSIAGGKEELCKLINKNALFDS; encoded by the coding sequence ATGAAAGTGCTGATTCCCACTCCCCTGCGGCAGTATGCCGACAAGAAAGATGCAGTCGAGGTTTCCGGCGCGACCGTCAGCGAGGCGCTGAAGAATCTCACCTCGACTTATCCGGATTTGCGCAAGCATCTGTACACCGACGATGGCAAGCTTCGCGCCTTCGTGAATGTATACCTCAATGATGAGGATATTCGTTACCTGCAGAAGGAAGGCACACCCGTGAAGTCCGGCGACACGCTTGCCATCGTGCCCTCCATCGCAGGAGGAAAAGAAGAGCTGTGCAAACTGATTAACAAGAACGCACTCTTTGATTCTTAG
- a CDS encoding M67 family metallopeptidase, whose translation MRDTMLEIRLTDYQEIRRHGEQTYPHECCGVMLGTVEGEIRRVKATVRCGNTRDDSPHNRYNIDPRELVRIQRQGREHGYDIVGFYHSHPDHPAQWSRTDFAEAHWIGCSYVITSVQNGKAAITNSFALTGTSEEDKQFMDEAIRLLPAEAGQPVENRAIG comes from the coding sequence GTGCGCGACACCATGCTGGAAATAAGACTAACGGATTACCAAGAGATTCGCCGTCATGGCGAGCAGACCTATCCGCATGAGTGCTGCGGCGTGATGCTGGGGACCGTGGAAGGTGAAATCCGCCGCGTCAAAGCGACCGTCCGCTGTGGCAACACCCGCGATGACTCCCCCCACAATCGCTATAACATTGACCCCCGCGAGTTGGTGCGCATCCAACGCCAGGGCCGTGAACATGGATACGACATCGTAGGCTTCTACCACTCGCATCCCGACCACCCGGCCCAGTGGTCCAGGACAGATTTCGCCGAGGCTCATTGGATCGGCTGCTCATACGTAATTACCAGCGTGCAAAACGGCAAAGCGGCGATTACCAATTCCTTTGCCTTAACAGGCACAAGTGAGGAAGACAAGCAGTTCATGGATGAGGCCATACGTCTGCTGCCGGCGGAAGCCGGACAGCCGGTAGAGAATCGCGCCATCGGATAA
- a CDS encoding cysteine synthase family protein translates to MATGPEYVMRVVRNNSEIAVFPRRFGESILDRIGNTPLLRLDRIAADLPGIQLLGKAEWFNPGGSVKDRAAANIIRTALEAGHLTPDKTLLDSTSGNTGIAYAMICAALGIPVTLCMPSSVSSERKRILTTYGVNIIYTEAGEGSDGAIRKVREMYAADPEKYFYADQYSNPANWRAHYQGTAEEIWRQTEGHITHFLAVLGTSGTFVGSSRRLKELNPNIQCISLQPDSPFHGIEGAKHMPTAIVPRIYDPAIADEDWGVSTEDAYRMAKRLAREEGLLVGVSSAAAVVGALKLARRLVLHRQQGTILTVLADSADKYLSQRFWDEVEEKPEGETAGH, encoded by the coding sequence GTGGCAACTGGACCTGAGTACGTAATGCGGGTTGTTCGCAACAACTCGGAAATCGCTGTCTTTCCGCGCAGATTCGGCGAGTCCATTCTCGACCGCATCGGAAATACGCCATTGCTGCGCCTGGACCGTATTGCCGCCGACCTGCCCGGCATTCAGTTGCTGGGCAAAGCGGAGTGGTTCAATCCTGGAGGTTCGGTCAAGGACCGGGCTGCCGCCAATATCATTCGCACTGCCCTCGAAGCTGGACATCTCACCCCTGACAAAACTCTTCTGGACTCCACCAGTGGCAACACCGGAATTGCCTATGCCATGATCTGCGCCGCCCTGGGTATCCCGGTGACTTTGTGCATGCCCTCCAGCGTTTCCTCCGAGCGAAAACGCATTCTCACCACCTATGGAGTAAACATCATTTATACCGAGGCTGGAGAAGGCTCGGATGGCGCAATCCGCAAGGTGCGCGAGATGTATGCCGCCGATCCTGAAAAATATTTTTATGCGGACCAGTATTCCAATCCTGCCAATTGGCGCGCTCACTACCAGGGTACAGCGGAAGAAATCTGGCGGCAGACAGAAGGTCACATCACTCACTTCTTAGCGGTGCTCGGGACCAGTGGTACTTTTGTCGGCAGCAGCCGCCGTCTCAAGGAATTGAATCCCAATATCCAGTGCATCTCCCTCCAGCCTGATTCGCCTTTTCACGGAATTGAGGGCGCCAAGCACATGCCTACGGCGATTGTCCCCAGGATTTATGATCCCGCGATCGCCGACGAGGATTGGGGCGTTTCCACGGAAGATGCCTACCGCATGGCCAAGCGCTTGGCGCGAGAAGAAGGATTGCTGGTGGGAGTCTCCTCGGCTGCGGCGGTGGTGGGAGCCCTGAAATTGGCGAGAAGACTGGTGCTGCACAGGCAGCAGGGGACCATCCTCACCGTCCTCGCCGACAGTGCCGACAAGTATCTCAGTCAGCGCTTCTGGGACGAAGTCGAGGAGAAACCGGAAGGCGAGACCGCGGGGCATTAA
- a CDS encoding DUF308 domain-containing protein has product MSSSPVGLVKRATGWSIAWSVLLIIAGILSIALPLESAIAVNIILAWLIIVGGVAHLIYAFHSKGAGAFIWKLLVGLLYIVGGAYLLTHPLIGILSLTLVLAAIFFVEGIFEVVGYFNLRGVAGSGWMLFDGIVTIILACLIWAHWPSTSAWVIGTLVGISLIVSGVTRLMVSTAVRGAVTRMAA; this is encoded by the coding sequence ATGAGTTCGAGCCCGGTAGGTCTCGTTAAACGAGCAACGGGTTGGTCGATTGCGTGGTCTGTTCTGCTGATTATCGCGGGCATTCTTTCGATCGCCCTGCCGCTCGAGTCTGCAATCGCCGTGAATATCATTCTTGCATGGCTGATCATCGTCGGAGGCGTCGCCCATCTGATCTACGCCTTCCACTCCAAGGGAGCCGGCGCGTTCATCTGGAAGCTGCTGGTGGGCCTGCTATACATCGTGGGCGGCGCGTATCTGCTCACGCATCCGCTCATCGGGATCCTGTCGCTGACGCTGGTGCTGGCCGCAATCTTCTTTGTCGAGGGCATCTTCGAAGTGGTGGGATATTTCAACCTGCGCGGCGTGGCTGGCTCAGGCTGGATGCTCTTCGACGGCATCGTGACCATCATTCTGGCTTGCCTGATCTGGGCCCACTGGCCCTCCACCTCCGCTTGGGTAATCGGTACGCTGGTGGGGATTAGCTTGATCGTCAGCGGTGTAACCCGCTTGATGGTTTCCACGGCGGTTCGCGGGGCTGTCACCCGCATGGCGGCCTGA